The following proteins come from a genomic window of Triticum aestivum cultivar Chinese Spring chromosome 6A, IWGSC CS RefSeq v2.1, whole genome shotgun sequence:
- the LOC123131062 gene encoding flavonol synthase/flavanone 3-hydroxylase → MARAAAQSVQALASSLGALPPEFVRPEHEQPRATTFRGAAPPEIPVVDMSSPDAGRRMAEAAAEWGIFQVVGHGVPADAVAALQRVGRGFFALPQEEKQRYAMDPGEGRTEGYGSTLRKGDLEGKKAWADFLFHNVAPPAAVNHAVWPESPEGYRDANEAYCGHMVRLTRELFGRLSAELGLDEGAMAEAFGGDDVVLLQKINFYPPCPQPELALGLAPHTDMSTLTVLLSDEVQGLQVFKDGCWYDVNYVPGALIIHIGDQIEIMSNGRYKAVLHRTTVSREKTRMSWPVFVEPPPEHVVGPHRQLVADEFPAKYKAKKFKDYKYCKINKLPQ, encoded by the exons atggcgcgggcggcggcgcagagCGTGCAGGCGCTGGCGTCCTCGCTGGGCGCGCTCCCGCCCGAGTTCGTGCGGCCCGAGCACGAGCAGCCGCGCGCCACCACGTTCCGCGGGGCCgcgccgccggagatccccgtgGTCGACATGTCCTCACCGGACGCCGGGCGCCGCATGGCGGAGGCAGCGGCGGAGTGGGGCATCTTCCAGGTGGTGGGCCACGGCGTGCCGGCCGACGCCGTGGCGGCGCTGCAGCGCGTGGGCCGCGGGTTCTTCGCGCTGCCGCAGGAGGAGAAGCAGCGGTACGCCATGGACCCGGGCGAGGGCAGGACCGAGGGCTACGGTTCCACGCTGCGGAAGGGCGACCTGGAGGGCAAGAAGGCCTGGGCCGACTTCCTCTTCCACAACGtcgcgccgccggccgccgtgAACCACGCCGTCTGGCCGGAGAGCCCCGAGGGGTACAGGGATGCCAACGAGGCCTACTGCGGCCACATGGTGCGGCTCACGCGGGAGCTGTTCGGGCGCCTCTCGGCGGAGCTGGGGCTGGACGAGGGCGCCATGGCggaggcgttcggcggcgacgaCGTGGTGCTCCTCCAGAAGATCAACTTCTACCCGCCGTGCCCGCAGCCGGAGCTCGCTCTCGGCCTCGCGCCGCACACCGACATGAGCACGCTCACCGTCCTCTTGTCCGACGAGGTGCAGGGCCTCCAGGTGTTCAAGGACGGATGCTGGTACGACGTCAACTACGTGCCCGGCGCCCTCATCATCCACATCGGCGACCAGATCGAG ATCATGAGCAACGGGAGGTACAAGGCCGTGCTCCACCGGACGACGGTGAGCCGGGAGAAGACGCGGATGTCGTGGCCGGTGTTCGTGGAGCCGCCGCCGGAGCACGTCGTCGGGCCGCACCggcagctcgtcgccgacgagttcCCGGCCAAGTACAAGGCCAagaagttcaaggactacaagtacTGCAAGATCAACAAGCTACCGCAGTAG